One Tamandua tetradactyla isolate mTamTet1 chromosome 20, mTamTet1.pri, whole genome shotgun sequence DNA segment encodes these proteins:
- the RPS14 gene encoding small ribosomal subunit protein uS11: MAPRKGKEKKEEQVISLGPQVAEGENVFGVCHIFASFNDTFVHVTDLSGKETICRVTGGMKVKADRDESSPYAAMLAAQDVAQRCKELGITALHIKLRATGGNRTKTPGPGAQSALRALARSGMKIGRIEDVTPIPSDSTRRKGGRRGRRL, encoded by the exons ATGGCACCTcgcaaaggaaaggaaaagaaagaagaacaggTCATCAGCCTTGGGCCTCAGGTGGCTGAAGGAGAGAATGTGTTTGGTGTCTGCCACATTTTTGCATCCTTTAATGACACATTTGTCCATGTCACAGATCTCTCTGGCAA GGAAACCATCTGCCGTGTGACTGGTGGGATGAAGGTGAAGGCTGACCGAGATGAGTCCTCGCCATATGCTGCCATGTTGGCTGCCCAAGATGTGGCCCAGAGGTGCAAGGAGTTAGGCATCACTGCCTTGCACATCAAACTTCGGGCAACAGGAGGAAATAG GACCAAGACCCCTGGACCTGGGGCCCAGTCGGCCCTCAGAGCCCTTGCACGTTCGGGAATGAAGATTGGACGGATTG AGGATGTCACCCCCATTCCCTCCGACAGCACCCGCAGGAAGGGGGGTCGCCGTGGTCGCCGTTTATGA